Part of the Ictalurus furcatus strain D&B chromosome 10, Billie_1.0, whole genome shotgun sequence genome, CCATCGACATCATGAGCAAGTGAGCATCGTGATGAGTGTGTGctgcttttcatatatatatatattttttaaaaagcctgcATCTCATGATTCATTTCTTAATCTAACATTGCAGGTACATTGATAATATCTGCAAGAATCCAACAGAAGAGAAGTACAGGAAGATTAAAGTCAGCAACAAAGTCTTCCAGGTGAGctggaggcaaaaaaaaaaaaagtatcactAGTATGTCACACATTCAGTTTATTCTTTATATTATCTGCCTCCTTCAGGAGAAGGTGAGTGTGATTGAGGGGAGTCGGGAGTTCTTGCAGGCTCTGGGGTTTGAGAGCACTGTGCTgccagtggatggccaaggtgAGCCAATTTAAACCTCATCATACTGCTTAAACATTACCTTGGTTTCATTTAtaccccattttctcccagttTATCATTGACCAGTTCCCACCCACTGCTTCCTCTTACTAAGTTGGTAATGATCAGAGCAAGAAAgtagagaaaatgtccaaaaattACTGCCACTGTAATTCCGTACTGAAACAGGATGATGTATCAATAAGTCAACAGTGAATCACACGTGCAGAGTGAcatgagagaggaaaaacaacacacagtTCTGAATGGACCATTCTCATTTTGGTCAAATATCTCATACAGGAAGCCTCCAATCAAGGATAATATATTAACCCATGtccagaggttttttttattattattataagatttggaaaaaaaatccatgttgTAATGTAGTAATGCAGTAGTAATTAATAATTAGGAAGAATTGCAATAAATACGTttgttgtgaataacatctgCACATGCTTCTCTTGACCTTCTCCAGAGGACACAGAAGAGTTCTTGGTGTTGGCTGAGCAGGATGCTGCAGCTCTGGAGCAGATGAAGGAAAAGAAGGAGCAGCTGCAGAACGGAGAACCTGTACGAGCCAAGCTGGACCGCCAGGCACAAGCTTTCAGACCCTCACAGCACGCAACACGTTTCGAGCTGCCACCGGACTTTTACAACCTGACTGCAGAGGAGCTGAAACGAGAGCAGCAGCTTAAGTAGGAAACTGAGCCCATTTCTCATATCTTTAATCCGGATTTTAATATTTGTGAATGAAACATGATTCTCTAATTGCTGATTCTCGTTATGTcaatagacagttttatttgcCTGTCATTGaatatgtaaacaaaatgttctgTATTTCAGAAGTGATTTAGTTGAAAGAAACGCCATGCTGCGAACGAAAGTCATGCGGGAAAAAGACGAGCaaagggagagaaggaagtATAACTATGCCCTGCTGAGAGTTAGGTTACCGGATGGAAATATACTACAGGGTATGCAATCCTGTGTTTCACAGACAAGctaaaaaatgtacttttcaccAAGAACATATTTGGCATGACAAAGAAATTATTTAGCAAAAAGTACAGTTTCCCCTTCACTACATGATCAGGTAAGTTATGTTTGGTTGTGGTTAATATACCGTAGCTACTTCAGGATTCGATCCTAAAATCCTTTCTGTAAAGACATGCCCAAATCTTCCTACAATCTCTTTTAAATAGACAATTTCTTTATCTTAAACTTTATCGTCATCATCTGCAAAGCATACAGCTTTTCGGTACAATTCCACGTTGTAAAAAGGATTCGCATGTCCAAATGGCTGCCTGCATAATGTTACAGCATTCAGTTTGTTTATAAGTAAGGAACAAAACAtgtcaggatgtgctgttaaagggaaaataaagaaacaatggggtggtgtggttATTTTCGCATAaaagcatgtcccaaagtgttctattccacttataccacagcacattgATAACACTAAAAATTCTTACTTATTCAAAAGCATTGCACAGcatctgcaaaacaaatttgttcttgttataaaaaaaaagagcaccagtctctctctctcttttttaaaaaaaaattaattaattacccCTAAAAAACACCTTACTCTGGTTCTTACACCTccactctgcacactttgcttttctagaactccattataaatcttgtattgtagcactacttgttctctgcttgatatatcactttgcttgtatttcctcatttgtaagtcactttggataaaatcgtttgttaaatgaataaatgtaatgtaaattagaccaaaaaaaaaaccaagaattgcagcttgtcatgttatataGAAACTGCAAAGCACAATGTCCTGTATCTTGAAGAGcttcccatggcagaaaactaaaggaacagctttaactctgactgttacaaagtgctgacattggagactccttccaaaaatgctagaTAAATATCCTCACCATTTCACCGCATCAACAattgtgttttgctttattaaataacatttgaatttattatatttataataaatttattatattatatcataaatgtattatattatgtgataaattatataaatttattatttaataaataggtttattatatttagtttatgTTGACTGTCTTCTATACAAGTCTCTCTGTaagctgttatagaaacaacaacgtattacgagtgcattaatataaacctgtaatttgaaTCATGAGTCAGAGTCATGCTAGTCGTTATAGAATATTAAtcgacacctgaccaatcagaacttaATAGCTATAGGCTTGTAGCTCCAAGTGCAAGaacattaaagaaataaatgtcagATACCAAATTTGCCTTGGCTGAGCAACTACATTGTGGGTGGTTTGTAAAGGCAGATATTTTCCCTTTATAGTGTTTACTGTGGTTAGGACCAAATGTAGTACTATTTTCTTGTACATACTGAACGAATCAAACTCCccattgaggttttttttacttgcttATCATATGCCCACAGGGACTTTCTTGGCATGGGATAAGGTAGCAGTGTTGTACCAGTTTGTGCGTGAATCCCTGGAGAACGGTTGGCAACCCTTCGAGCTCATTGCACCAGGAAGCCAGAAACTAAAGGAAGACGAGGACGTGGCACTAAATGAATACAGCCTTGTACGTAGGCACTaagaaatcatttattttatcacAAATAAGATTTCAGAAATTATTGATAAATTGTCTTCGATGGATTtttgtagggctgcaactaacgattattttcataatcgattagttggccgattattttttgattgatcgattaatcggatggggcggggcagcCTTCCAgcaccattttttcatttatttaaaataaaatccacacactgagtgttacaatacacacaccagaatatatattattcatttaggactgtagtttaattctgtgcttttttccAATCTATaaaaagtgtttatatatatatatatatataatatatataatatataatatataatatataaatatatatatataatataatatatatataatatataatatatatatataatatatatataaatattatatatatatatatataatatatatatatatatatatatattatattatattatattatatatatatatatatatatatatatatatatatatatatatatatataatataaaatgtgtgtgtgtgtttatgcattactttttatggatgcacaaaaagcactgattcTACAATCCTAGCAATCCCTGGTTGATTGGTAGAACCTGTCAGTCTCCAGGGAATTTGGTTCAAATACCAGGTTCAGTTACATTTTATTggtggtgtgacatttaatttgattccctgaattatcttttgtttattttatccatcaatgcgacacttgaacttgtctaccgttcataggtttttgcaaattatcatttcatttgtaaataaatcaatcaatgaaTGATGGTAAAATCAGCtaatgtgatatttgtgaatgcacgtgAATAACCAaactgattaattttaaaacatctaatttgaatatattttgatacatttaacaaatatatatttaaacatatattattttaaaactttcctgcggaccccctgcaattacactactgaccactaggggtcggcggaaacactgcactagacgATAGAGTACgcagtgcagtgtgttagtgtacagtacgtcatttgggacaacttttttttactctccGAAGTGTGTTGTCGGAatagaagtaacgtaatgagtaaatgtattacgcccagaccaactaatcgataatgagattcgttgacaacgattttcataatcgattatcaaaagtTAGTGGTTTCAGCTCTGGATTTTTGTCTTCCTTTTTAGGCCCCTGCAGCTCTGCTGACTTTCTCCTGGGACGCTGCGGTCCAAGCAGACATTGCCGCAGCTGGAGGACAGAGCAGCTCAGTGCTGAAGCCTGAACTGCTTAAGAATTTGCAGACTCTGAGCTGAACAACTCTGCTCACCCTGCCTGGGCCTCCTGTTCCCACTTTGCTGTTCTAGCGGTTGTCCTTTTCCTGCTGAAATGCACACCACCCTGTGTTCAGTTATGGGAATGTTGATAGTGTTACAGGACAAGAAACGTTCACAAGATTTGTGCTTTAGTTAGTGCTGAAGAAGCTGTGGATCATTTGGTCAGGAGAGCCAGCACGACTGAGCAAAATGTGCATCCTGTCAGACTGATTGTAATCATTTGAAAAGGATTCTTGTGTAGTGATACCCACTATTATAACTTCTATTGCACTGTAATGCTGTCCGTATTAAACTATTCCTGTCCCTGGCAACTTCTCTTTTACAAGAGATTATCTCCAAGCTTTACTATTGAATTAAAGCACTTtctgttaacaaaaaaaatcttttgataaATAATTGTCAAATGTACTTAACtttgtttaaaattattattataaaagctGTCTAGTTCACCCAGGCAACATTATATTCTTACTTGATATTTCAAATTTAAAAGGAAgagctttcatatttaaaaGGAAGGAATAAATTAACGTTGATTTCCATTCTAAATTCATTCCAGAAAATAGGACAACAGCCTACCTCCTCACAAaccagtaaaccattttgtgaAAGAACCTTGAACACTAAATATGGCATTTGCTTGCTCCAGTAGCTAGTATAGTAATGCATCTCACTGCTTTTCCAACCGCAGTATGAAACATGCTTGTTTCCGTTATAAGAGAAGAATGTAATGGATACAATGGAATAATAACACAAATTTTTCCATGCGCTATAATCGCATTGTTCTGTGTTCATCTGCCTGATTAAATCTACTGTAATAAAGTTTAAGGCTGCATTGTGAAAGATGAGTCGTTTCATGAACAACGTGTTTATAAACAAGGGATTGAACTCCACTTTACTGCAGTGTATTAACTTCAGGATGACCTGATATTGTAACCTTTTCATTTACACTTgtgtttaacaaagatttttaaataatgctttatttaaacaattattgTAACACACCCATCACAACAGCAAATAGATGTAGTTATTTTGGAGATTCAGTATCAAAACATTAACTTGGTGattaacccccacccccccctttGGGACCTCTAaaccattatttaaatgttacacaTTGTGAAGGTTTTAAATATCGTTTATATTGTGTATAGCAGCTTAGAGGACAAACAGCATGTGTggggtcttttttttcctttttacaaaCAAGAAATCCACAGAACCGCTGGCAGGCAGGCACCAAGATGTGGATATGAAAAGTAAAGACATAAAAGTGcgataaatttaaaaaaaaacaaacattaatgaGATAAGCCAGTTCAAGTATTCTGAGGAAaaacaaattttatatatatatataaaatttgagagagagactatgtatttattatttttttttaaatggggcCTTTACACTGAGCTGTGAGTTCTCCAGAATCATGTGCTGAGGTGTTGGGCCACTGTGGACCATGAGATCCTAGATGGTTTATACACAACCACCACAGGTAGCTGCCTTTTGTTGAAAAGAGCCTTGTTAGAGCTGAAGCCTGTCCAGTAGTAGACTGTTACAGTGAAGTATCAGCCAACTCCTTTACCAAATAGCACTGAACTGCTCGTTCAATGACCCTTTAATACTGTGCATTACCTGTAATTGTAGATTAGGTTTTTAGCCCCTTATACACAGTTAAGACAGAAACTAAATAGAAATGGTGCCTCAGGCAGTAGCTGGTGTAGGgcagggaagagagagaagtgtCTCCATAGCCTCTGTGTTCttggtttctgttctggagATTTGGCTGTTCTGTTCAGAAGATCCTGGATTAAGAAATCAAGAATGAAAGGACGGTCATTGATCAGCTTCCCTTTAGTGTAGATGACCTTTCATTCTTTTTAGCTTTTGTGATTCTTATgcttataatatttttttaaaagacaaccCCTCAGACTGTAGGAATCTTGGGGGAGTTTGATTTGTCCAAATGTCAGAGCTATGCAAACGATAAATAATTGCCATACATATGTAACATGGAACAATACTGTAAGTAATCATGGAGTCAGTCAGACAGGGTGTCAGTTCTCTAAATTAAGCAttcgttgtttttgttttcgtaTCACTTGGTTTAATGGTTTAATAACAATCCTAATGTTATAAATCAAGCAACCCCCTATACAATTATCAAGCtcctactttaaaaaaaaatgatgttacTTGATGTTCAGCCCATTGTTACAAGTAGATATCACCCTTAAGCTCAGCAATATGATGGAGTTGAAGGTTTGCACCTACCGGATTGCTCACACAAAATAATGcagtcatcatcatcttcatcctcagTGTCTGCCTGAAAGCCATCAGTTTCCATCGTTTCAGCCTAAAAGGAACACAGCAAGCTTCAGCTTGGAAGCGGTCCTCATATATTTGTGTTTTCgcatattaaaattttttagcatttttgggtCATTGAATAGTGcattataaataacattttattattaccaCTACCACCAACTACACAAAAAGAAACTCATCCTTACATCCAAATCTATACTTGCATAAAAGCAGAACACTGCAATAAAAAAGGCTCTACCTGTTCAGGTTCTCCACATCTCTTCATGTACTTTGTGATGGACTGGTTGCTGCCACTCTTCCTTTTGTTGGAGGGAGTGGTCGAAGTGGAATGTGACGCAGTAGGAGAAGAGCCTTGTGACACCAGACTGGATTCATCTCGGGCTGGGAGTGCTCCAGGGGTGAGATAGGTCCATTGACAGGGCACTGGTAAGGCCTCCTGGCCAAAACGTGCCAGGACATCGGTGTGAACGTACCAACAGCACCGTCTGTAAGTCGATCGTTTTTCGTATACCGCATTTTCCTTCATGAGACGCTTCACTCGAATCCTGAGTGAATTTTAATAGGGGAGCAATTTTAGAAACATGACTAGCAAAACAAATCATTGTCCTCATTTCCTAAACGTGTATAATTAAGATGATTTCGAATCTTCCAACTTACTCTACATCATGAGCAGAATAATCACTAAGCATCACTTTTTGCATCAGAGATTGTTATGACAGGCAGAAAGTATTGCAAAGATCTAAATGCTATTTGAACTagcaaagtgaaaataaataaacaaaagtaacAAGAGGACAACTATGCCAAAATTGTAAAATCAAGACTCATCTCTATttcagagagagggacagagagagggacaaagagagGGAGTAACCTGGGGGGGATTTTGTCTGCAGAGCTCTGTGGGCTGCCACTTGGTGAGGACATTTGCTGGCGACAGAACTCCTGGAACTCTGTGATAATCATCTTACTGCTGTTCACATTGCCATGCAGCAAGGGCAACAGCTGAGAGAGCCCTGTGAATGAAAAATTCCAATAACAGTTGAAATATCGTGGAGTATTCAAATAAAGCTCCTTCcatcactatataatat contains:
- the ubxn6 gene encoding UBX domain-containing protein 6 — protein: MKKFFEGIKRDIQFKSAGQGKKLTDDTSTKEAAGQTANQVKPRAAPNESTKRAAAAALARIEQQHKPRPQTSQDAIRNQVKRELEAEAAATALENKSTDVEGSNVLVKEAACFSVSGVYFICPLTGEKLKKSERETHIKEAILLRFSENPVEASVMMIHTFNKDREKVKGAIDIMSKYIDNICKNPTEEKYRKIKVSNKVFQEKVSVIEGSREFLQALGFESTVLPVDGQEDTEEFLVLAEQDAAALEQMKEKKEQLQNGEPVRAKLDRQAQAFRPSQHATRFELPPDFYNLTAEELKREQQLKSDLVERNAMLRTKVMREKDEQRERRKYNYALLRVRLPDGNILQGTFLAWDKVAVLYQFVRESLENGWQPFELIAPGSQKLKEDEDVALNEYSLAPAALLTFSWDAAVQADIAAAGGQSSSVLKPELLKNLQTLS